One genomic region from Yersinia canariae encodes:
- a CDS encoding ABC transporter permease, with the protein MANINSDAIPLPRSQAVQRQYNRRPGFGIVAIAVTLSLISLLPLGFVIGIAIDTGWATVKTLVFRPRVGELLLNTALLVAFTLPLCAIIGVTLAWLTERTNLPGRRVWSLLAIAPLAVPAFVQSYAWISLVPSMHGLGAGVFISVIAYFPFIYLPACAVLRRLDPGLEDAAASLGSPPTAVFFRVVLPQLKLAVWGGSILIALHLLAEYGLYAMIRFDTFTTAIFDQFQSTFNGPAANMLAGVLALCCLGLLLIEATSRGYNRYARVGSGSARSQTAYSMGTALTLLCLLLPLALTALSLGVPFITLTRWLYIGGIDVWLNAELLPALKQTLALALSGAVIITLCAIPMAWLSVRYPGRLHRVMEGCNYVTSSLPGIVVALALVTITIRIARPLYQTEFTLLLAYLLMFTPRALISLRAGIAQAPVELENVARSLGKTPTLAIWSTTMRLAAPGAAAGAALVFLAISNELTATLLLAPNGTRTLATGFWALTSEIDYVAASPYALLMVILSLPLTWLLYSQSQRTAGL; encoded by the coding sequence ATGGCCAATATAAATTCCGATGCTATTCCTCTGCCACGAAGTCAGGCAGTTCAACGGCAATATAACCGCCGCCCCGGCTTTGGGATTGTGGCTATTGCCGTGACGCTTTCATTGATATCCTTGCTGCCGTTAGGGTTTGTTATTGGCATTGCTATTGATACCGGTTGGGCAACGGTCAAAACTCTCGTTTTTCGCCCTCGAGTGGGCGAGTTATTACTCAACACCGCGTTATTAGTGGCGTTCACCTTACCGCTATGCGCCATTATTGGTGTCACATTGGCGTGGCTCACCGAACGTACAAACCTACCGGGTAGGCGGGTTTGGTCATTACTCGCTATCGCCCCACTGGCAGTGCCCGCTTTTGTGCAAAGCTATGCATGGATTAGTCTGGTGCCCTCAATGCACGGGCTTGGCGCGGGCGTATTTATCTCTGTTATTGCTTATTTTCCTTTTATTTATCTGCCCGCCTGCGCAGTATTACGTCGTTTGGATCCCGGGCTTGAAGATGCTGCAGCCTCATTAGGTAGCCCCCCCACGGCGGTATTTTTCCGGGTTGTCTTGCCACAATTAAAATTAGCCGTTTGGGGCGGTTCGATACTAATTGCACTGCATTTATTAGCAGAATATGGGCTGTATGCCATGATCCGCTTCGATACCTTTACCACCGCTATTTTTGACCAGTTTCAATCTACATTTAATGGCCCAGCGGCCAATATGTTAGCAGGTGTTCTGGCGCTATGTTGTCTGGGATTATTGTTAATAGAAGCCACCAGCCGGGGCTACAACCGCTATGCTCGGGTCGGTTCGGGTAGTGCGAGAAGCCAGACGGCTTATTCAATGGGAACCGCCCTCACCTTGCTGTGTCTGCTGTTACCACTGGCACTGACGGCCCTCTCGCTCGGAGTGCCCTTTATCACACTGACTCGTTGGCTTTACATCGGCGGCATTGATGTTTGGCTGAATGCTGAATTGTTGCCCGCCTTGAAACAAACGCTGGCATTGGCATTAAGCGGCGCGGTGATTATCACCTTATGCGCCATACCCATGGCATGGCTATCTGTGCGCTATCCGGGCCGTTTACACCGTGTTATGGAAGGCTGTAATTATGTCACTAGTTCGTTGCCCGGTATTGTGGTTGCTCTCGCGCTGGTGACCATCACCATTCGTATTGCCCGGCCATTGTATCAAACCGAATTTACCCTTTTACTGGCCTATTTATTGATGTTTACGCCACGTGCCTTAATCAGCTTACGAGCCGGTATTGCGCAAGCACCGGTCGAGTTGGAAAACGTGGCGCGCAGTTTGGGCAAAACGCCTACGCTAGCTATCTGGAGCACCACGATGCGATTGGCAGCGCCTGGTGCTGCTGCGGGAGCGGCCTTAGTGTTTCTGGCGATATCCAATGAGCTGACCGCAACCTTGTTATTGGCCCCCAATGGCACCCGAACACTGGCAACCGGATTCTGGGCATTGACCAGTGAAATAGATTATGTTGCCGCATCACCCTACGCTCTGCTCATGGTGATACTTTCCCTGCCGCTAACCTGGCTTCTTTATTCTCAATCTCAACGTACGGCAGGATTATGA
- a CDS encoding iron ABC transporter substrate-binding protein: protein MKLRLSSFGPIALLASSMMLAFSAHAASNDDGIVVYNAQHENLVKSWVEGFTKDTGIKVTLRNGGDSELGNQLVQEGSASPADIFLTENSPAMVLVDNAKLFAPLDAATQAQVAKEYRPEHGRWTGIAARSTVFVYNPEKISEAELPKSIMDLAKPEWKGRWAASPSGADFQAIVSAMLELKGEKATLEWLKAMKANFTAYKGNSTVMKAVNAGQIDGGVIYHYYRFVDQAKTGENSGKTQLHYFKHQDPGAFVSISGGGVLASSKHPKEAQEFMKWITGKSGQEILRTNNAFEYAVGVDAASNPKLVPLKDLQAPKVEPSKLNSKKVVELMTEAGLL from the coding sequence ATGAAGTTACGTTTATCCTCTTTCGGCCCTATTGCTCTATTGGCTTCCTCAATGATGCTGGCGTTTTCTGCCCATGCAGCATCCAATGACGATGGTATTGTGGTGTATAACGCCCAACACGAAAATCTGGTGAAATCTTGGGTTGAGGGCTTTACCAAAGATACTGGCATAAAAGTGACCTTGCGCAATGGTGGAGACAGCGAGTTAGGTAATCAGTTGGTTCAGGAGGGCAGTGCGTCCCCTGCAGACATTTTTCTGACTGAGAACTCCCCTGCAATGGTGCTGGTCGATAATGCGAAATTGTTCGCACCATTAGACGCGGCAACACAGGCTCAGGTGGCGAAAGAATATCGCCCTGAACATGGTCGCTGGACCGGTATCGCCGCCCGCAGCACTGTTTTTGTCTATAATCCGGAAAAAATCAGTGAAGCAGAATTACCTAAATCTATCATGGATTTAGCAAAACCTGAGTGGAAAGGCCGTTGGGCTGCATCGCCATCAGGGGCTGATTTCCAAGCCATTGTGAGTGCCATGCTGGAGCTCAAGGGCGAAAAAGCCACATTAGAGTGGTTAAAAGCCATGAAAGCTAACTTTACCGCCTATAAAGGCAATAGCACGGTGATGAAAGCGGTGAATGCTGGCCAGATTGATGGCGGGGTTATTTATCATTATTATCGCTTTGTTGATCAAGCCAAAACAGGTGAGAACAGCGGCAAGACTCAGCTACATTACTTCAAACATCAAGATCCCGGTGCCTTTGTGAGTATCTCTGGCGGCGGTGTATTGGCCTCAAGTAAGCATCCGAAAGAAGCTCAGGAATTCATGAAATGGATAACAGGAAAATCCGGTCAGGAAATCTTGCGCACCAATAATGCATTTGAATATGCCGTCGGTGTTGATGCCGCCTCTAACCCTAAATTAGTGCCGCTCAAAGATCTGCAAGCCCCCAAAGTTGAGCCGTCTAAACTGAATAGCAAGAAAGTGGTTGAATTGATGACAGAAGCTGGGTTGCTGTAA